One genomic window of Eggerthella timonensis includes the following:
- a CDS encoding AMP-binding protein produces the protein MMTDEKNEAASGAPVPGDADYPLHSEKTIGRYFRDQVAVDPDHEFVVYPDRDLRWTYEDFDERTDNLARGLLAIGMRPGDHLGVWARNIPDWLTFMYATAKIGVVMVTVNPVYKSHELDYVLKQSDMKALCVIDAYRDVDYLEIIRELVPETLTQQRGYLESETYPFLKNVIYMGPEKHRGCYSVPELVLLGQHVPADALAEAETHFDNNDVVMMQYTSGTTGFPKGVMLTHRNILNNGFYIGEGQKLGADDRVCLPVPFFHCFGCVLGVMANLTHRSTMIIVEEFDASLVLQAIHKERATSVYGVPTMFIAELNHPDFDTFDLSSLRTGIMAGSPCPPETMREVMDKMFMKEITICYGLTETSPVFTQTSADDDIEHKCETVGRKHPPVDVRVIDPADGHICVPGEPGELCCKGYNVMKGYYKMPEETARAIDAAGYLHSGDLGTVDEDGYYRVTGRIKDMIIRGGENVYPLEVENFLLTMPGVLDAQVVGIPDAKLGELVGAFVRVRPGYEGMTEDDVRAFAIPRIARYKVPKRVFFVDDFPMTPSMKVQKFKLREMAEELVRAGK, from the coding sequence GCTGGACGTACGAGGACTTCGACGAGCGCACCGACAACCTGGCGCGCGGGCTTCTCGCCATCGGCATGCGCCCGGGCGACCACCTGGGCGTGTGGGCGCGCAACATTCCCGACTGGTTGACGTTCATGTACGCCACGGCCAAAATCGGCGTGGTCATGGTGACGGTGAACCCCGTGTACAAGAGCCACGAGCTGGACTATGTGCTGAAGCAGTCCGACATGAAGGCGCTCTGCGTCATCGACGCCTACCGCGACGTGGACTACCTCGAGATCATCCGCGAGCTCGTGCCCGAGACGCTCACGCAGCAGCGCGGCTACCTGGAGTCCGAGACGTACCCGTTCCTCAAGAACGTCATCTACATGGGCCCCGAGAAGCACCGCGGCTGCTACAGCGTGCCCGAGCTCGTGCTGCTGGGCCAGCACGTGCCGGCTGACGCGCTCGCGGAGGCCGAAACCCATTTCGACAACAACGACGTGGTGATGATGCAGTACACGTCCGGCACGACGGGCTTCCCGAAGGGCGTCATGCTCACGCATCGCAACATCCTCAACAACGGCTTCTACATCGGCGAGGGGCAGAAGCTGGGGGCGGACGACCGCGTGTGCCTGCCGGTGCCGTTCTTCCACTGCTTCGGGTGCGTGCTGGGCGTCATGGCGAACCTCACGCACCGCTCCACCATGATCATCGTGGAGGAATTCGACGCCAGCCTCGTGTTGCAGGCCATCCACAAGGAGCGCGCCACCAGCGTGTACGGCGTGCCCACGATGTTCATCGCCGAGCTCAACCATCCCGATTTCGACACGTTCGACCTGTCGAGCCTACGTACGGGCATCATGGCCGGAAGCCCGTGTCCGCCCGAGACGATGCGCGAGGTCATGGACAAGATGTTCATGAAGGAGATCACCATCTGCTACGGCCTCACCGAGACGAGCCCCGTGTTCACGCAGACGAGCGCCGACGACGACATCGAGCACAAGTGCGAGACGGTGGGGCGCAAGCACCCGCCCGTGGACGTGCGCGTGATCGATCCCGCCGACGGCCACATCTGCGTGCCGGGAGAGCCGGGCGAGCTGTGCTGCAAGGGCTACAACGTGATGAAGGGCTACTACAAGATGCCTGAGGAGACGGCGCGCGCCATCGACGCGGCCGGCTACCTGCATTCGGGCGACCTCGGCACGGTGGACGAGGACGGCTACTATCGCGTCACCGGGCGCATCAAGGACATGATCATCCGCGGCGGCGAGAACGTCTACCCGCTCGAGGTGGAGAACTTCCTGCTGACCATGCCCGGCGTGCTGGACGCCCAGGTGGTGGGCATCCCCGATGCGAAGCTCGGCGAGCTCGTGGGCGCGTTCGTGCGCGTGCGCCCCGGGTACGAGGGCATGACCGAGGACGACGTGCGCGCCTTCGCCATCCCGCGCATCGCGCGCTACAAGGTGCCCAAGCGCGTGTTCTTCGTGGACGATTTCCCCATGACCCCGTCCATGAAGGTGCAGAAATTCAAGCTGCGCGAAATGGCCGAAGAGCTGGTGCGGGCCGGGAAGTAG